The Brachionichthys hirsutus isolate HB-005 unplaced genomic scaffold, CSIRO-AGI_Bhir_v1 contig_1140, whole genome shotgun sequence genome contains a region encoding:
- the LOC137916260 gene encoding centrosomal protein of 55 kDa-like translates to MASKGAKESIVNRLGFKSNSSASKAEAELDRVRKENAHLRRKIDDLSKRHVKPPDSDKTKLLERILSLETLRERNNQQLLVKEQEVEILRRQLTAKGGEVVSSLQLQLEQRRKEAEERDATLQKLSQETESLKKRCQSLETQVVNGQVPPGDLALVQDQLRDALEKNQQWLAYDQQREAYVQSVLARSAELEQQPGQATQQQTKAEATADVPDKDTQLMGHYDQLLLGVQKDLETQKDLVTRTQQALVVQKEQSSNAQAEMRCQKERIARLQEEMSALQKRYDEKCGELSSFLGKYKEKIDELDEVKLQLQAQRLRNRQEASKEREVSSERADKMRAELESVTIRLEDERKRSADLLLQVNMLQKSLLSQNEEQRRIAALEQQLSAKDFENEKIDRQTMQHQLHKVLKELRKARDQISKLESAKQPNTRFSEPSTYNSLDFDRLVISDPRDPTSPPKVPSLLDESFLECPKCRTPYPASRHRELLAHIDYCFA, encoded by the exons ATGGCCTCTAAAGGTGCTAAAGAGAGCATCGTCAATAGGTTGGGTTTCAAATCCAACAGCTCTGCCTCCAAGGCCGAGGCGGAGCTGGACCGGGTCAGGAAGGAGAACGCTCACCTCCGGAGGAAGATCGACGATCTGTCCAAAAGGCACGTGAAACCGCCTGACTCCGACAAAACCAAGCTGCTGGAG AGGATTCTTTCCCTTGAGACGTTGCGAGAGAGAAACAATCAGCAGTTGCTTGTTAAAGAGCAGGAAGTAGAAATCCTAAGACGGCAGCTGACGGCTAAAGGAGGCGAG GTGGTGTCGTCGCTGCAGCTCCAACTGGAGCAGCGGAGGAAGGAGGCTGAGGAGAGGGATGCGACGCTCCAGAAATTGTCTCAGGAGACGGAGAGCCTGAAAAAACGGTGTCAGTCCTTAGAAACACAAGTGGTG AATGGACAGGTTCCACCTGGAGACTTGGCTTTAGTACAAGATCAACTGAGAGAT GCTCTGGAGAAGAACCAGCAGTGGCTGGCGTACGACCAGCAGAGAGAGGCCTACGTCCAGTCTGTCCTCGCTCGCTCAgcggagctggagcagcagccgggCCAGGCGACGCAGCAGCAAACTAAAGCAGAGGCCACTGCAGATG TTCCAGATAAAGATACTCAGCTGATGGGCCACTATGATCAGCTGCTGTTGGGGGTCCAGAAAGACCTGGAGACCCAGAAAGACCTGGTCACCAGAACGCAGCAGGCACTCGTTGTCCAGAAAGAACAG AGCTCGAACGCCCAGGCAGAGATGCGGTGTCAAAAGGAACGCATCGCGCGGCTCCAGGAAGAGATGTCTGCGCTGCAGAAAAGATATGACGAAAAGTGCGGCGAGCTCTCGTCCTTTCTGGGGAAGTACAAAGAGAAGATCGATGAGCTGGATGAAgtcaagctgcagctgcaggcgcAGCGACTCCGCAACAG ACAGGAAGCGTCTAAGGAGAGGGAGGTGTCGTCCGAGCGAGCAGACAAGATGAGAGCGGAACTGGAGAGCGTGACCATCCGACTGGAGGACGAGAGGAAGAGATCTGCCGACCTCCTACTGCAG GTAAATATGCTGCAGAAATCTCTTCTGAGCCAGAATGAAGAACAGAGGAGAATTGCGGCGCTGGAGCAACAG CTCTCTGCCAAGGACTTTGAGAATGAAAAGATTGATCGCCAGACCATGCAGCACCAGTTGCATAAGGTGCTGAAGGAGCTCCGCAAGGCGCGAGATCAGATATCTAAACTGGAGTCTGCT AAACAGCCAAACACCCGTTTCTCAGAGCCCAGCACCTACAACAGCCTGGACTTTGATCGTCTTGTGATCAGCGATCCTCGTGATCCCACATCTCCCCCTAAAGTCCCCAGCCTCCTGGACGAGAGTTTCCTAGAGTGCCCAAAGTGTCGGACCCCCTATCCCGCCAGCCGCCACAGGGAACTGCTGGCACACATTGACTACTGCTTTGCTTGa
- the LOC137916258 gene encoding retinol-binding protein 4-A-like: MLQYAVALCLLALSWGQDCQVANIQVMQNFDKTRYAGTWYAVGKKDPEGLFLIDNIVANFIIEEDGKMTATAIGRVIILNNWEMCANMMATFEESLDPAKFKMTYSGVASYLQSGNDEHWVIDTDYDNYAVHYSCREVFSNGTCKDSYSFIFSRQPTGLRTEDKPVVLQKKGEICLVGNYRPVAHTDFCNSS, translated from the exons ATGCTGCAGTACGCTGTGGCCCTCTGCCTCCTGGCGTTGTCCTGGGGACAGGACTGCCAGGTGGCCAACATCCAAGTCATGCAGAACTTTGACAAGACCAGA TATGCAGGGACGTGGTACGCTGTTGGAAAGAAGGACCCAGAGGGCTTGTTTTTAATCGACAACATCGTGGCCAATTTTATTATAGAAGAGGATGGCAAAATGACGGCCACTGCTATAGGAAGAGTCATCATCCTGAA CAACTGGGAAATGTGTGCAAACATGATGGCCACTTTTGAGGAAAGCCTTGACCCTGCCAAGTTCAAGATGACGTACTCGGGAGTTGCATCATACCTGCAGAGTGGAA ACGATGAACACTGGGTGATCGACACCGACTACGACAATTACGCCGTCCATTACTCCTGCAGAGAAGTATTTTCTAACGGAACCTGCAAGGACAGCTATTCTTTCATATTCTCTCGTCAGCCGACCGGCCTGAGGACGGAGGATAAGCCTGTCGTCCTACAGAAGAAGGGGGAGATCTGCCTGGTGGGCAACTACAGACCCGTTGCACACACTG ACTTCTGCAACAGCAGTTAA